Proteins encoded by one window of Epinephelus moara isolate mb chromosome 18, YSFRI_EMoa_1.0, whole genome shotgun sequence:
- the hoxb4a gene encoding homeobox protein Hox-B4a has product MAMSSYLINSNYVDPKFPPCEEYSQSDYLPSHSPDYYSSQRQEPAAFQPDSLYHHHQQHHPQHQNHHHQRAEPPYTQCQRPGQPASVVMSPRGHVLPPAGLQTTPVPELSHRCDSVTPSPPPPASCGQTPHNQSTSSPTSSRKDPVVYPWMKKVHVNIVTSNYTGGEPKRSRTAYTRQQVLELEKEFHYNRYLTRRRRVEIAHTLCLSERQIKIWFQNRRMKWKKDHKLPNTKVRSGTNSNTNSQALTGSQTRSGPL; this is encoded by the exons ATGGCCATGAGCTCCTATTTGATCAACTCCAACTATGTGGACCCGAAGTTCCCACCGTGCGAGGAATACTCACAGAGCGACTATCTGCCCAGCCACTCTCCGGACTATTACAGCTCCCAGAGGCAGGAGCCTGCTGCCTTTCAGCCGGACTCTCTCTACCACCACCATCAACAACACCACCCACAACACCagaaccaccaccaccagcgaGCTGAGCCGCCATACACGCAGTGCCAGCGTCCGGGGCAGCCCGCCTCGGTGGTAATGTCCCCTCGAGGTCACGTCCTCCCCCCGGCCGGGCTGCAGACCACCCCCGTCCCGGAGCTGAGCCACCGCTGCGACTCGGTGACACCCAGCCCGCCTCCGCCTGCGTCTTGCGGCCAAACGCCCCACAACCAAAGCACTTCGTCCCCTACGAGCAGTCGGAAGGACCCCGTAGTCTACCCGTGGATGAAGAAAGTCCATGTAAACATCG TGACTTCAAACTACACAGGGGGTGAACCGAAGCGCTCGCGGACGGCCTACACGCGCCAGCAGGTCCTGGAGCTCGAGAAGGAGTTCCACTACAACCGGTACCTGACGCGCAGGCGCAGGGTGGAAATCGCGCACACGCTTTGCCTGTCAGAGCGGCAGATCAAGATCTGGTTCCAGAACCGGCGGATGAAATGGAAGAAGGACCACAAGCTCCCCAACACCAAGGTCCGCTCCGGgacaaacagcaacacaaactCCCAGGCTCTAACCGGCTCCCAGACCCGCAGCGGGCCCCTATAG